TGTGGAAGTAAAGGGAACAGTTAAACAAACGCGTTCGACGCCACGAGTGAGCGAGTAAATCAACATGCGTCGCATTGATCAAATCATCGTCGCGATCATTGGCGCGCTGGCGGTCGCCGCGCTCGGTTTTGTCGCGTTCACGAGTTTCCCCGCGCAACCGATGCCGCACGCGCTCGACGCGCTCGGATCGGATAACCAAGTTTCGGTCGCGCATGAACCCTGGTGGATTTTTCGTCCGCGCAGCAAAGAGCCGACCGTCGGTTTGATCATTTATCCGGGCGCGCTCGTAGATGCGCGCGCGTACGCTCCCACCGCGCGCGCGATCGCGTCAAAGGGGTACGTCGTCGTCATCACGCCGATGCTGTTCAACCTCGCGTTGTTCGGCGAAGAGCGCGCGAAACAAGTCACACCTTTTTTTCCCAAGGTGCGGCAATGGGCGCTCGCCGGGCATTCGCTCGGCGGTACCGCCGCTGCGAATTACGTTGGCAAAAATGAGGGCGTGCGTGGCTTGGTGCTCTGGGCATCTTATCCCGCCGACAACAACGATCTGTCGCGGCGGAATTTGATCGCCGCGTCAATCTATGGAACGAACGATACGCTCGCGACGCCGGACAAAATCCTGGGCGCGCGGACGCGCCTCCCTGCCGCGACGAAATTCATCGCGATTGAAGGCGGCAATCACGCGCAGTTTGGCTGGTACGGCGCGCAGTCTGGCGACGGCGCGGCAACCCTCGCGCGC
The Chloroflexota bacterium DNA segment above includes these coding regions:
- a CDS encoding alpha/beta hydrolase — its product is MRRIDQIIVAIIGALAVAALGFVAFTSFPAQPMPHALDALGSDNQVSVAHEPWWIFRPRSKEPTVGLIIYPGALVDARAYAPTARAIASKGYVVVITPMLFNLALFGEERAKQVTPFFPKVRQWALAGHSLGGTAAANYVGKNEGVRGLVLWASYPADNNDLSRRNLIAASIYGTNDTLATPDKILGARTRLPAATKFIAIEGGNHAQFGWYGAQSGDGAATLAREQQQEQIVNATLDVLQQLEHLP